AACCTTTGCGGGCAGGCAGCAGCTTGGCCGTTCCCCGGGCTGGGTCAGGGTGGGGTGGGGCCGGGACCACCGGGACCCCTCCCGGGACTCTCCCGGGAATCACGGGGAGGTTCGCGGGCTCTGCACGTGCAGCGCCAGGTCACGCCCACATGGGCGTGGCTACAGAACACCTGACCAATCACCTGCGAGTGGGCGTGGCTATATGAACAAGGGCGTGTCCAAGCAATAAGCGTCATGACGTCAGCAACAGGGGCGTGTCGTGTGAGCGTTGCGGGCGTGGTCTCGGTGCCACAGGGGCGTGTCCCGCGGCGCTGTGGGCGGGGCTCTCCGCCGCGCATGCGCGCTGGGCGGTACCGGCGCGGCCATGGCGCACGGGCACGggcccggccggtgccgctgctgcggggaggaggcggcggaGCGCGGCGCGGCCTGGGGGCTCTACCTGCGCATCGACCGGCAACGCCTGCAGTGCCTCAACGAGCGCCGCGAGGGCTCCGGAGCCACCGTGTTCCGCCCCTGGGAGGAGCGCGGGGACCGCTCGCAGGTGcggccgggagcggcggggggaTCGGGAGGGTGTCGGTGACAGGGTGGGCGGCGGGGCAGGGACGGGATCCTGGCCCTCGATCCGGCCCTAGGGAGGCACAGCTGCAGTGCGGTGTCCGGGCCGGGGTTTCTCAGgacagaaggagctgctggagggcgTCCAGCGGAGGCCACAAGGAtgatttggggtctggagcaTCGCCCTGATGAGGGGAGCGGGGCCTGGTCAGTCTGGAGAAGGGACGGCTGAGAGGGGATCCCATAAATCCATAAAATATCTCCAAGGGATGTCAGAGGATGGGGCCAGACTCCGTTCAGTGACAGGACAACGGGCAAGGGCCATAGACTAAAACACAACGAGTTCCACCTCAGCGTGAGGCAGAACTTCTTTCCATGAGgggggcagagccctggaacagctgaGTCTCCCTCTGTGGGGACATCCCAAAGCCACCCGGagctgttcctgtgtcacctactccaggtgaccctgcctgactggatgatctccagagatcccttccaatcctaaatattctgggattctgtgagcAGGGTCCTGCAGGTTCCCCTGAACCCCACTGGGGTGATCCCTTCAGCTGTCCCCACACTCCCCTGTTtgtcccctgtgctcccccaccatcccctgcccaccccaggccCACCCTGACCTGCTCTCGTCTCTCCCCAGTTCGTGGAAAGCGATGATGATGAGGAGCTGCTCTTCAACATCCCGTGAGTTCCATCCCTGAGCACCTCTGAcagtcctggctgctggcagggcttgATCCTCACCTGGGAAGGAGGCACTGGGGCTGACTTGGAGAGGACAGAGATGAAAACCCGGCTCTGTGTGTCTGGGCAGGTTCACGGGCAGTGTGAAGTTGAAAGGAGTCATTGTGATGGGCGAGGAGGACGGCACACACCCGGCAGAGATGAGGCTGTGAGTAAAAACAGCTTCCCCTTCCTCACAGGGGCTGGGTGCTCTGGGGGGAACTGGTGACATTGTGACAAGACAAAGTAAATCCATTTGTTTTTGTGGAGAAGAACCTGGGCCGTGTTAATGGATGGGATCCAATTATCTGACCTGTTGTTAATAACTCCTTCTTGTCCTGCCAGGTTCAGGAACATTCCTCACATGTCCTTTGATGACACAGCCAAGGAACCAGAGCAGACGTTCAGCCTGAGCCGGGATCCCTTGGGAGAGCTGGAATATCCCACCAAGTATGAGACAGACCCTGGGGTgtgggggctgctcctgcctgccacagcagctctgtccaaCTTTCCAGATTTAGGGAACAgtcagcacagggcagtgcctCAAAGCTGCCCTCAGGAGGATTtgcctccccagctctgtcctgccctctGAAACCTCCttcccagagcctggggctggctgtgttGGCACCCCAGAAATTCCTGAGGTGCAGAATCATcctgctgtcctgtccccagctcatgGCTGACCCACGGGTGTGAGGGAAACCCCCCCTTGCTGCCAAGGCTGACTCAGATCAGGGGGAGCTGCTCACAGTGTGGGAGCttggggaggtgctggagcagcagctgcaatctcaggctgtgttttctttcagaattgcCCGTTTCTCCAACGTTTACCACCTCTCCATGCACTTCCCAAAGAACTTCGGAGCAGAGACAACCAAGATTTTCTACATAGGCCTGAAAGGGGAGTGGACGGAGGTGAGTGAGAGCAGAGAGAAACCAGAGTGTGGAAAGGGCTGGAATTCTGCTTTCCCTGGATTTAAAACGTTCCATCTCCACCCAGGCTCACCGCCACGAAGTCACCATCTGCAACTACGAAGCCTCGGCGAACCCGGCCGACCACAAGTTGGAACAGATCACGCCTCAGACTCACTTCATCTCCTAACGGGGCTGCCGGagcctgcctggggcaggagcGGCTTCCCAAGGCGCCGGAGCAGCTCCGTGTTTGTGGGACGGGCACGGTGGTGCGGTGTgaggcggccccgcgggcgGAGCCGCTCTGGAGGCCCGCGGGCACCGCCGAGCCGTGTGCGGGGCCGGTACCGGCTGTGACTGACAATAAACACGCTGCGGTGCAGAGCTGTGCGCTGTCCCTGAGTCGCGGC
The genomic region above belongs to Catharus ustulatus isolate bCatUst1 chromosome 26, bCatUst1.pri.v2, whole genome shotgun sequence and contains:
- the PITHD1 gene encoding PITH domain-containing protein 1 is translated as MAHGHGPGRCRCCGEEAAERGAAWGLYLRIDRQRLQCLNERREGSGATVFRPWEERGDRSQFVESDDDEELLFNIPFTGSVKLKGVIVMGEEDGTHPAEMRLFRNIPHMSFDDTAKEPEQTFSLSRDPLGELEYPTKIARFSNVYHLSMHFPKNFGAETTKIFYIGLKGEWTEAHRHEVTICNYEASANPADHKLEQITPQTHFIS